From Paenibacillus sp. PK3_47, the proteins below share one genomic window:
- a CDS encoding thiamine pyrophosphate-dependent enzyme gives MAIDYEKEVGSAKVEQKFLYESGNEMAAYAAHQINYHVMGYFPISPSTEVAQFLDTMKASGQHDIMLIPSDGEHSSAGICYGASTAGGRVFNATSAQGYMFMLEQLPVQAGTRMPMVMNLVCRSISGPLNIHGDHSDLYFALNTGWPILMCRDPQSVYDMNLMALKLAEHAKVRLPVMVASDGYFTSHQKRRVQAFAHREDVHKFVGEQPPAGFTDTLDRNNPVTVGPYMNEPDYINNRYQQSVAMYNAGEVFEEIAQEFAELTGRHYKMIEEYRMEDAEVAVFLMNSASEIIKDVVDQLRLQGIKAGAISPNMIRPFPQKQIAEALKNVKAITVGDRADSVGGHGGNMVNEIKAALFTYGNTTTKVISRIYGLGGKDFFAEDGHHFFQLAMDAVAADRVEVPFDYYGHNPGLPDKAPQRLLKPMDFDSLKTGLITVKQDEETGKLSVRVPPVRSLMKKPRRLSPGHGACPGCGIFSGLELFFKGIEGDIVALYHTGCAMVTTTGYPYSSHKSTFIHNLFQNGAATLSGVVEMFWERKRRGELDGLGLKEDFTFVMVTGDGGMDIGMGPAIGAALRGHKMIIVEYDNEGYMNTGAQQSYSTPLGHRTSTSSIGKTQQGKVTQHKDTAQIMAATNIPYVFTGCEAYPQDLLKKAAKAQWYAQNEGLVYGKILIACPLNWMSEDKDGTDIVSLAVESCFFPLYEVEQGTTTITYNPEDKDKRVEVSAWLKTMGKTRHLLKPENEAALRSFESEVQRRWSRLKAKHEHPDL, from the coding sequence GTGGCTATCGATTATGAAAAAGAAGTAGGCTCCGCCAAGGTGGAGCAGAAATTTCTATATGAATCAGGTAACGAAATGGCGGCCTATGCCGCCCACCAGATCAACTATCATGTAATGGGTTATTTCCCGATTTCGCCTTCAACGGAGGTTGCCCAGTTCCTCGATACCATGAAAGCAAGCGGACAGCATGATATCATGCTGATTCCTTCAGACGGCGAGCACAGCTCTGCAGGGATTTGCTACGGCGCCTCCACTGCAGGCGGACGTGTATTTAACGCTACCAGCGCCCAAGGCTATATGTTCATGCTGGAGCAGCTGCCTGTACAAGCAGGTACGCGGATGCCTATGGTCATGAATTTGGTCTGCCGTTCAATCTCGGGTCCGCTGAACATTCACGGGGACCATTCGGATCTGTACTTTGCCCTGAATACAGGCTGGCCGATCCTGATGTGCCGTGATCCGCAGTCCGTCTATGACATGAACCTGATGGCGCTGAAGCTGGCTGAGCATGCCAAGGTGCGCCTTCCGGTCATGGTTGCCTCCGACGGCTATTTTACATCCCACCAGAAGCGCCGGGTGCAGGCTTTTGCCCACCGCGAAGATGTACACAAGTTTGTAGGCGAACAGCCGCCTGCCGGCTTCACCGATACGCTTGACCGCAACAATCCGGTTACTGTAGGTCCATACATGAACGAGCCGGACTATATCAACAACCGCTATCAGCAGTCCGTGGCAATGTACAATGCCGGTGAAGTTTTTGAAGAGATCGCCCAGGAATTTGCCGAACTGACCGGACGTCACTACAAGATGATCGAAGAGTACCGGATGGAGGATGCAGAAGTAGCTGTATTCCTGATGAATTCTGCTTCCGAAATTATCAAGGATGTTGTTGACCAGCTCCGTCTGCAGGGGATCAAAGCCGGTGCCATCTCACCGAACATGATCCGTCCTTTCCCGCAGAAGCAGATTGCTGAAGCATTGAAGAACGTGAAGGCCATCACCGTCGGTGACCGTGCGGATTCCGTAGGCGGACATGGCGGCAATATGGTCAATGAAATCAAGGCAGCGCTGTTCACTTACGGCAACACAACAACCAAGGTCATCAGCCGGATATACGGCCTCGGCGGCAAGGATTTCTTTGCTGAGGACGGACATCATTTCTTCCAGCTGGCGATGGATGCTGTAGCGGCCGACCGTGTAGAGGTTCCGTTTGATTACTATGGCCATAACCCCGGCTTGCCTGATAAAGCGCCGCAGCGCCTGCTCAAGCCAATGGATTTTGATTCCCTCAAGACCGGGCTGATCACCGTGAAGCAGGATGAAGAGACCGGAAAGCTGAGCGTAAGGGTACCGCCGGTCCGCAGTCTGATGAAGAAGCCTAGACGCCTGTCTCCGGGTCATGGCGCCTGTCCGGGCTGTGGTATTTTCTCGGGACTTGAGCTGTTCTTCAAAGGTATAGAGGGGGATATCGTAGCGCTGTATCACACGGGATGTGCGATGGTTACAACGACCGGTTATCCGTATTCGTCACATAAATCAACCTTTATCCATAACCTCTTCCAGAACGGGGCAGCTACCTTATCCGGCGTCGTAGAGATGTTCTGGGAACGCAAACGCCGCGGCGAGCTTGACGGACTGGGGCTGAAGGAAGACTTTACGTTCGTTATGGTTACCGGTGACGGCGGGATGGATATCGGTATGGGTCCGGCCATCGGCGCGGCACTCCGCGGACACAAAATGATTATCGTAGAGTATGATAATGAGGGCTACATGAACACAGGTGCACAGCAGTCGTATTCCACACCGCTGGGACACCGTACTTCCACTTCGAGCATCGGCAAGACCCAGCAGGGTAAAGTGACACAGCATAAGGATACCGCCCAGATCATGGCAGCAACCAACATTCCTTATGTCTTCACCGGCTGTGAGGCCTACCCGCAGGATCTGCTCAAAAAAGCAGCCAAAGCCCAGTGGTATGCGCAAAATGAAGGCCTGGTATACGGTAAAATCCTGATCGCCTGTCCGTTGAACTGGATGAGTGAAGATAAGGACGGCACTGACATTGTGTCGCTGGCCGTAGAATCCTGCTTCTTCCCGCTCTATGAGGTGGAGCAAGGCACGACTACAATTACGTATAATCCGGAAGACAAGGACAAACGTGTTGAAGTCTCCGCCTGGCTGAAGACGATGGGCAAAACCCGCCATCTGCTGAAGCCGGAGAACGAGGCGGCACTGCGCAGCTTTGAGAGCGAAGTACAGCGCCGCTGGAGCCGCCTCAAAGCCAAACATGAGCATCCTGATTTGTAA
- a CDS encoding 2-oxoacid:acceptor oxidoreductase family protein has translation MIQLPKVNSLGFFEIRLESIGGLGANLAGKMLAEAGVVGAGLNGVSFSSYGSEKKGSPVKAHIRFCDLNTHIRDTSPVERPHVVGVFHEALAKTVNVISGISEDSTVLVNSARTPEELKELLKMKAGTIAVIDATSIALKEKNRVNMAMLGALFRLCPFLDTETMKGVIEKSLGKKYPQAVQSAITTFERGYNEVKFLHFELAEGDSMPEYVRSDISALGYETQPMGGAITNPGNSFLKNLSISRSGMVPAFEIESCINCAQCDTVCPDQCFVWEERLDRKGRSQMFLLGIDYQYCKGCLKCVGACPTSALSFQRESEGYADSHTVHHKFDLVSQL, from the coding sequence GTGATACAATTACCGAAAGTCAACAGTCTCGGCTTTTTTGAGATTCGCCTGGAATCCATTGGAGGCCTGGGGGCGAATCTGGCCGGTAAAATGCTTGCGGAAGCAGGCGTGGTCGGCGCTGGCCTGAATGGCGTCAGCTTTTCGTCTTACGGCTCTGAGAAAAAGGGCTCCCCGGTCAAGGCGCATATCCGGTTCTGCGATCTGAATACGCATATCCGGGATACCTCGCCGGTCGAACGCCCCCATGTTGTTGGCGTGTTCCATGAAGCGCTGGCAAAAACCGTCAATGTAATCAGCGGAATCAGTGAAGACAGCACCGTTCTTGTGAACTCGGCCAGGACGCCGGAAGAACTCAAAGAACTGCTGAAGATGAAAGCAGGAACAATTGCCGTAATTGATGCTACCAGCATTGCGCTCAAGGAGAAGAACCGGGTAAATATGGCCATGCTTGGCGCGCTGTTCCGGCTATGCCCATTCCTCGATACCGAAACCATGAAAGGCGTCATCGAGAAATCCCTGGGCAAAAAATACCCGCAGGCTGTACAATCCGCCATCACCACCTTCGAGCGCGGCTACAATGAAGTGAAATTTCTGCATTTCGAGCTTGCTGAAGGCGACAGCATGCCGGAATATGTCCGTTCGGATATCTCGGCACTGGGCTATGAGACCCAGCCGATGGGCGGTGCCATCACCAATCCGGGCAACAGCTTCCTGAAGAATCTGAGCATTTCCCGTTCCGGAATGGTTCCGGCTTTTGAGATTGAATCCTGCATCAACTGTGCACAGTGCGATACCGTGTGTCCTGATCAGTGCTTTGTCTGGGAGGAGCGGCTGGACCGCAAAGGCCGTTCACAGATGTTCCTGCTCGGTATCGATTACCAGTACTGTAAAGGCTGCCTGAAATGTGTCGGTGCCTGCCCTACCTCAGCATTGTCTTTTCAGCGTGAAAGTGAAGGGTATGCAGACAGCCATACCGTACATCACAAGTTTGATCTGGTATCCCAGCTATAA
- a CDS encoding helix-turn-helix domain-containing protein: MTEERQNSGQKQYKVGVEAALEVMGGKWKPLIIYHLMTGRKRTSELRRLIPGITQKMLTTQLRSLEKDEIVERKAYTEIPPRVEYGLTSYGWGLKPALDLLCYWGEDHLDKVYGDKFKVLEEF, from the coding sequence ATGACTGAAGAACGGCAGAATAGCGGACAAAAACAGTATAAGGTTGGAGTAGAAGCAGCGTTAGAAGTAATGGGCGGGAAATGGAAGCCTTTAATCATCTATCATTTAATGACAGGACGCAAACGGACGTCTGAGCTTAGGCGCTTAATACCGGGTATCACCCAGAAAATGCTGACCACCCAATTGAGAAGTCTGGAAAAGGATGAAATTGTTGAACGAAAGGCTTATACAGAAATTCCCCCTAGGGTGGAGTACGGATTAACTTCCTACGGCTGGGGGTTAAAGCCCGCACTGGACCTGTTATGCTACTGGGGTGAGGATCACCTGGACAAGGTTTATGGCGACAAATTTAAGGTGCTGGAAGAGTTTTAG
- a CDS encoding NAD(P)H oxidoreductase, protein MKILVVVSHPRKDSLTFKAAEHFVQGLAGAGHDYEILDLHGIGFDPVLREADEPDMSAAEQSFSPEVETEIRRMKEHDALAFVFPVWWWNVPAMLKGYIDRVWNNGFAYGSNKLPHQHVLWIGLAGVSEEQMKKRNYDTMISHLFNVGIADYCGVTDSKVEFLYETLDSPAEHYEMLLQKAHQLGLDYAKGQQA, encoded by the coding sequence ATGAAAATTTTAGTTGTTGTATCGCATCCCAGAAAAGATTCGCTGACCTTTAAGGCTGCTGAACATTTTGTACAAGGTCTTGCCGGAGCGGGCCATGATTATGAAATTTTGGATCTTCACGGAATTGGCTTTGATCCTGTCCTTAGAGAGGCAGATGAGCCTGACATGTCGGCTGCAGAGCAGTCCTTTTCCCCCGAAGTGGAAACGGAAATAAGACGAATGAAGGAGCATGACGCGCTAGCCTTTGTTTTTCCGGTTTGGTGGTGGAATGTGCCGGCCATGCTGAAAGGTTATATTGACCGTGTATGGAACAACGGTTTTGCGTACGGTTCGAACAAGCTCCCCCATCAGCATGTCCTGTGGATCGGTCTGGCGGGCGTTTCCGAAGAACAGATGAAAAAACGTAACTATGATACCATGATTTCTCACCTGTTTAATGTTGGAATTGCGGATTACTGCGGAGTTACGGATTCCAAGGTTGAGTTCTTGTACGAAACACTTGATTCTCCTGCGGAACATTATGAGATGCTGCTACAGAAGGCTCATCAGCTGGGGCTGGACTATGCCAAAGGGCAGCAGGCTTAA
- a CDS encoding glycosyl hydrolase family 8, with protein sequence MGKQGKRSLGWKSSILTGLALLLLPAGSVFAAVNKPFPQHTVYTSGTIKPNHVTQSSMDNAVKTKWNNWKSAYLKPAGTGKYYVKYNSDGETVSEAHGYGMLFTVLMAGYDSSAQTYFDGLYNYYTAHPSSINPYLMSWKQNSSFENVEGQDSATDGDMDIAYSLLLAHKQWGSSGTVNYLQAAGRIINAIMDHDINQSTWTIRLGDWASSGSYNTATRPSDFMLNHLKAFQAATGDTRWKNVTDKTYTIINSLHTGYSAATGLLPDFVVYSGGVYKPAAAGFLEDDNDGNYNYNSCRTPWRIATDYLISGDSRALAQLNQLNSWIKTKTSSTPGNIKDGYKLNGTTFGSYNSGAFYAPFGVSAMTSSVNQSWLNAVWSHTAGSAAEDYYEDSIKLFSMIVMSGNWWTYA encoded by the coding sequence ATGGGTAAGCAAGGCAAGCGTTCGCTCGGCTGGAAAAGCTCTATACTGACAGGCCTGGCATTGCTGCTATTGCCGGCAGGCTCTGTGTTTGCGGCTGTGAACAAACCGTTTCCGCAGCACACGGTGTATACCAGCGGTACAATTAAACCGAATCATGTCACACAGAGCAGTATGGACAATGCGGTGAAGACGAAATGGAATAACTGGAAATCAGCGTACTTGAAGCCGGCGGGTACCGGCAAATACTATGTGAAATATAATTCTGACGGTGAGACGGTCTCGGAAGCCCATGGTTATGGCATGCTGTTCACAGTGCTGATGGCCGGCTATGACAGCAGTGCACAGACCTATTTTGACGGACTCTATAATTATTACACTGCCCATCCAAGCTCGATTAATCCTTATCTGATGTCCTGGAAACAGAACAGCAGCTTTGAAAATGTTGAGGGCCAGGATTCTGCAACGGACGGGGATATGGACATTGCTTATTCGCTTCTGCTGGCACACAAGCAGTGGGGAAGCAGCGGAACCGTTAACTATCTCCAGGCGGCAGGGCGCATTATCAACGCAATTATGGATCATGACATTAATCAGAGCACCTGGACCATCCGGCTGGGGGATTGGGCGAGCAGCGGGTCCTACAATACGGCAACCCGACCGTCTGATTTCATGCTGAATCATTTAAAGGCATTTCAGGCTGCAACCGGTGATACCCGCTGGAAGAATGTCACTGACAAAACGTACACCATTATTAACAGTCTGCATACCGGATACAGTGCGGCTACCGGGCTGCTTCCTGATTTTGTGGTATACTCCGGGGGCGTCTACAAGCCTGCTGCAGCCGGTTTTCTCGAGGATGACAATGACGGGAATTACAATTATAATTCCTGCCGCACACCCTGGAGGATAGCTACCGATTATCTGATTTCAGGAGATAGCCGGGCACTGGCGCAGCTGAACCAGCTGAACAGCTGGATCAAGACCAAGACTTCCAGTACTCCCGGAAATATTAAAGACGGCTACAAGCTTAATGGAACGACGTTTGGAAGCTATAACAGCGGGGCGTTTTATGCGCCCTTCGGCGTAAGTGCAATGACTTCTTCTGTGAACCAGAGCTGGCTGAACGCGGTATGGAGCCATACGGCAGGCAGTGCAGCTGAAGATTACTATGAGGATAGCATCAAGCTATTTTCGATGATTGTGATGTCCGGTAACTGGTGGACGTACGCTTAA
- a CDS encoding nicotinate phosphoribosyltransferase translates to MMYAHWVNGSHKRKAVFEGYFRKLPFGNGFAVFAGLERIARYIRDLRFTEEDIRYLSEQEENYAPAFLEELLQFHFQGNIHSMKEGALVFPDEPLIRVEGTIMEAQLVETAILNFMNYQTLIATKASRIKQVAPNDTLLEFGTRRAQEADAAVWGARAAYIGGFHATSNMLAGRMFGIPTKGTHAHSWVQSFPSEQEAFDAYAKVMPDGVTLLVDTFDTLRSGVPHAINTAKMLEAQGKRMNAIRLDSGDLAYLSRQARKMLDEAGLDYVKIVASNDLDENTIMNLKSQDAAIDTWGVGTQLITASDQPSLGGVYKLVEIESPTGEMIPTIKISSNPEKVSTPGKKDVFRIVGTNGKALADYISFPDEEKPRNGARLKLFNPLHPYMKKHVDRYEALPMLEPIYINGFQVYKLPELDEIRRYHEEQLDLFWPEYLRKLNPEVYRVNLSEKVWDLKQKLITEHLQQDLEQE, encoded by the coding sequence ATGATGTATGCCCATTGGGTGAACGGCAGCCACAAACGCAAAGCCGTATTCGAGGGCTACTTCCGCAAGCTCCCGTTCGGTAACGGATTTGCCGTGTTCGCAGGTCTGGAGCGGATTGCCAGATACATCAGGGATCTGCGCTTCACAGAAGAGGATATCCGTTACCTGTCGGAGCAGGAAGAGAATTATGCGCCTGCCTTTCTGGAGGAGCTGCTGCAGTTCCATTTCCAGGGGAATATCCATTCCATGAAAGAAGGGGCGCTGGTATTCCCGGACGAGCCGCTGATCCGTGTGGAAGGGACGATCATGGAAGCGCAGCTTGTAGAGACGGCTATCCTGAATTTCATGAACTATCAGACGCTGATCGCCACCAAGGCTTCACGCATCAAGCAGGTGGCGCCTAACGATACGTTGCTGGAGTTTGGTACACGCCGTGCCCAGGAAGCGGATGCTGCTGTATGGGGCGCCCGTGCCGCCTACATCGGCGGATTTCATGCCACCTCCAATATGCTTGCCGGCAGAATGTTCGGCATACCGACGAAGGGAACCCATGCCCATTCCTGGGTGCAGAGCTTTCCAAGCGAACAGGAAGCTTTTGATGCTTATGCCAAAGTAATGCCGGACGGTGTTACCCTGCTGGTGGATACCTTCGATACGCTGCGCAGCGGTGTGCCGCATGCGATCAACACCGCCAAGATGCTGGAGGCTCAGGGCAAGCGCATGAATGCTATCCGGCTCGACAGCGGTGACCTGGCTTACCTGTCCCGGCAGGCCCGCAAAATGCTCGACGAAGCAGGCCTGGATTATGTCAAGATTGTTGCGTCCAATGATCTTGATGAGAATACGATTATGAACCTCAAGTCCCAGGATGCGGCTATCGACACCTGGGGTGTCGGCACCCAGCTGATTACAGCTTCCGACCAGCCCTCCCTTGGCGGAGTATACAAGCTGGTGGAGATCGAGTCGCCTACAGGCGAGATGATCCCGACCATCAAAATCTCCTCCAACCCGGAAAAGGTATCCACACCGGGCAAAAAAGATGTGTTCCGGATTGTCGGAACGAACGGCAAGGCACTGGCTGATTACATCAGCTTCCCGGACGAAGAGAAGCCGCGTAACGGGGCACGCCTGAAGCTGTTCAATCCGCTGCATCCGTATATGAAAAAGCATGTGGACCGTTACGAAGCGCTGCCGATGCTGGAGCCTATCTATATCAATGGCTTCCAGGTGTATAAGCTGCCGGAACTGGATGAGATCCGCCGGTATCATGAAGAGCAGCTCGACCTGTTCTGGCCCGAGTATCTGCGCAAGCTGAACCCTGAGGTCTACCGCGTCAATCTTAGCGAAAAGGTCTGGGATCTGAAGCAGAAGCTGATCACAGAGCATTTGCAGCAGGATCTGGAGCAGGAGTAA
- a CDS encoding isochorismatase family cysteine hydrolase: MRALVVIDFTNDFIDGSLPVGQPGIDIAPRVSQLTEQFVKNGDFVVMAVDMHEADDPYHPETKLFPPHNLRGSKGRELYGELKAVYEDNKDAIYWMDKTRYSAFSGTDLELKLRGRGITELHLIGVCTDICVLHTAVDAYNRGFDIIIHEDAVASFNPDGHKWALGHFQGSIGARIVSAEV; this comes from the coding sequence ATGCGCGCGCTTGTCGTGATAGATTTCACTAATGATTTTATTGACGGTAGTCTGCCGGTAGGTCAGCCTGGTATTGATATTGCACCCCGGGTAAGTCAGTTAACTGAACAATTTGTGAAAAATGGCGATTTTGTCGTCATGGCCGTGGATATGCATGAAGCGGACGATCCTTACCATCCGGAGACGAAGCTGTTTCCGCCGCATAATCTGCGGGGCAGCAAGGGAAGAGAGCTTTACGGAGAGTTAAAGGCGGTCTATGAAGACAACAAGGACGCTATTTACTGGATGGACAAAACGCGGTACAGCGCTTTTAGCGGAACGGATCTGGAACTCAAGCTGCGTGGGCGCGGGATTACCGAGCTGCATCTGATCGGCGTGTGTACGGATATATGTGTGCTGCATACAGCTGTTGATGCATATAACCGGGGATTTGACATCATCATACATGAAGACGCAGTTGCCAGTTTTAACCCGGATGGGCATAAGTGGGCTCTCGGACATTTCCAGGGCAGCATTGGCGCCAGAATCGTCAGCGCGGAAGTATAA
- a CDS encoding NUDIX domain-containing protein produces MSDNTEQTYNPRKYRTPDGVPADIVMFTLTKRERKTVTKTLPLRELKVMLIRRKKWPCAGMWALPGGFCQEDESIYDAATRELKEETGVDGGHLEYLGVYSTPGRDPRGWIISHAFFALVEEWMLEQRQASDDAGEVGLFTLQEALEELELAFDHRDIIKDAYLRIQQQMLQTTIARQFLPNHFTLSELYQVIQTVVPEFKEPNFIRKITSTRSRQGILKEVRDEAGNPLSSNQYSQRPAQLYMFTDHEPLLSIYT; encoded by the coding sequence TTGAGCGACAATACGGAACAAACCTATAATCCACGAAAGTACCGTACACCGGACGGCGTTCCGGCTGACATTGTAATGTTTACCCTGACCAAACGCGAGCGGAAGACCGTCACCAAGACCCTTCCGCTGCGCGAATTGAAAGTAATGCTGATCCGGCGTAAAAAGTGGCCCTGTGCAGGCATGTGGGCCCTGCCGGGCGGCTTCTGCCAGGAAGATGAATCCATCTATGATGCCGCGACACGCGAGCTGAAGGAAGAGACCGGTGTGGACGGGGGACATCTGGAGTACCTTGGCGTCTACAGTACACCCGGACGTGATCCGCGCGGCTGGATTATCAGCCATGCTTTTTTCGCACTGGTGGAGGAATGGATGCTGGAGCAGAGACAAGCCTCCGATGATGCCGGCGAAGTCGGCCTGTTCACGCTGCAGGAAGCGCTGGAGGAGCTGGAGCTGGCTTTTGACCACCGCGATATTATTAAGGACGCTTACCTGCGGATTCAGCAGCAGATGCTGCAGACGACCATTGCCAGGCAGTTTCTGCCGAACCATTTTACGCTGAGTGAGCTGTACCAGGTAATCCAGACGGTGGTGCCTGAGTTCAAGGAGCCGAATTTCATCCGCAAAATTACGTCAACACGCAGCCGGCAGGGCATTCTGAAGGAAGTCAGGGATGAAGCGGGCAACCCGCTCAGCTCCAACCAGTACTCCCAGCGTCCGGCCCAGCTCTATATGTTCACAGACCACGAGCCATTATTATCGATTTATACCTAA
- a CDS encoding YlbF family regulator: protein MPTYNTRDLIVREDIMGKAKELASLISTSEEVRHFQQAELKIQNHERVQGLISQIKKKQKEIVAFESFGNKDMVAKIEREIEVLQDEIDGIPVVNEFQQSQSDINYLLQLVISVIRDTVSEKINVEAGTDSPPSTCGD from the coding sequence ATGCCGACCTACAATACCCGAGATCTGATCGTGCGTGAAGATATTATGGGCAAAGCGAAAGAGCTTGCCTCACTTATTTCGACCAGTGAAGAAGTGCGGCATTTTCAGCAGGCCGAGCTCAAAATCCAGAATCATGAACGGGTACAAGGGCTGATCAGCCAGATCAAGAAGAAGCAGAAGGAGATTGTGGCCTTCGAAAGCTTCGGCAATAAAGATATGGTAGCCAAGATTGAACGCGAAATAGAAGTGCTCCAGGATGAAATCGACGGCATCCCTGTCGTCAATGAATTCCAGCAAAGCCAGAGCGATATCAATTATTTGCTGCAGCTTGTGATTTCCGTGATCAGAGACACCGTTTCGGAAAAAATCAATGTGGAAGCCGGCACGGATTCACCTCCCTCCACATGCGGCGATTGA
- the miaB gene encoding tRNA (N6-isopentenyl adenosine(37)-C2)-methylthiotransferase MiaB: protein MTTGNNSPDLKSGKGGSKDYAKYFDFSDAKVISEEEGKTTYRIKGRTVQINSNPDYKEGKRRGKQDIEVINFENDETLGIMDDFREMNRHKQHYYHIATYGCQMNEHDTETMKGLLEQMGYLAAEDRREADIILLNTCAIRENAEDKVFGELGHLKNLKLEKPGLLLGVCGCMSQEEGVVNRIMSKYGFVDMIFGTHNIHRLPQLVKEAVFSKELVVEVWSKEGDIIENLPKKREGMRAWVNIMYGCDKFCTYCIVPFTRGKERSRRPEDVIAEMRELARQGFREVTLLGQNVNAYGKDFTDIDYTFGDLMDDMRKIDIPRIRFMTSHPRDFDDRLIEVLGKGGNLAEHIHLPVQSGSTAVLKKMSRKYTREAYLELVRKIKASVPNAVLTTDIIVGFPGETEEQFEDTLSLVREVGYDMAYTFIYSPREGTPAAGMEDNVPAEVKSARLQRLNDLIKEQSRISNDRMLGELVEVLVEGESKNNAQVLSGRSSANKLVHFEGPKELIGTLVQVRITDTKTWYIKGDYVAEAAAVL, encoded by the coding sequence ATGACAACGGGGAATAACTCACCGGACTTAAAATCCGGCAAGGGTGGTTCGAAGGATTACGCCAAGTATTTTGATTTTTCGGATGCCAAGGTAATTAGTGAAGAAGAAGGAAAGACTACCTACAGAATTAAAGGCCGTACGGTCCAGATCAATTCTAATCCTGACTATAAAGAGGGCAAGCGCAGAGGCAAACAGGATATTGAAGTGATCAACTTTGAAAATGATGAAACGCTTGGCATCATGGATGATTTCAGGGAGATGAACCGCCACAAGCAGCATTACTACCATATCGCGACTTACGGCTGCCAAATGAATGAACATGATACAGAGACTATGAAAGGCCTGCTGGAGCAGATGGGCTATCTTGCCGCCGAAGACCGCAGGGAAGCGGATATTATTCTGCTGAACACCTGTGCAATCCGTGAAAATGCCGAAGACAAGGTGTTCGGTGAGCTCGGCCATCTAAAGAACCTGAAGCTGGAGAAACCTGGCCTTTTGCTGGGTGTCTGCGGCTGCATGTCACAGGAGGAGGGCGTAGTCAACCGGATTATGTCCAAATACGGCTTTGTCGACATGATCTTTGGAACACACAACATCCACCGTCTGCCGCAGCTTGTCAAAGAAGCGGTATTCAGCAAAGAGCTGGTAGTTGAGGTCTGGTCCAAGGAAGGCGACATCATCGAGAACCTGCCCAAGAAGCGGGAGGGCATGCGCGCCTGGGTAAACATTATGTACGGCTGCGACAAGTTCTGCACGTACTGCATCGTTCCGTTCACACGGGGCAAGGAGCGCAGCCGCCGTCCGGAGGATGTCATTGCCGAGATGCGGGAGCTGGCCCGTCAGGGCTTCAGGGAAGTCACACTGCTGGGGCAGAACGTGAATGCCTACGGCAAGGATTTTACCGATATCGATTATACGTTCGGGGATCTGATGGACGATATGCGGAAGATTGATATTCCGCGCATCCGCTTCATGACCTCACATCCGCGTGATTTTGATGACCGATTGATTGAGGTGCTCGGCAAAGGCGGCAATCTGGCTGAACACATCCATCTGCCGGTTCAATCGGGCAGCACGGCGGTACTGAAGAAGATGAGCCGCAAATATACCCGTGAAGCTTACCTGGAGCTGGTCCGCAAGATCAAAGCCAGTGTGCCGAATGCGGTGTTAACTACCGATATTATCGTCGGCTTCCCGGGCGAAACCGAGGAGCAATTTGAAGATACCCTGTCGCTGGTGCGGGAAGTAGGATATGATATGGCATATACCTTCATTTATTCTCCGCGTGAGGGGACGCCTGCGGCCGGCATGGAGGATAATGTTCCGGCTGAGGTCAAGAGCGCCCGCCTGCAGCGGCTGAACGATCTGATCAAAGAGCAGAGCCGGATCAGCAATGACCGGATGCTCGGTGAACTGGTTGAGGTGCTGGTAGAAGGCGAGAGCAAGAACAATGCCCAGGTACTCTCAGGCCGTTCCAGCGCCAACAAGCTGGTGCATTTCGAAGGTCCGAAGGAACTGATCGGCACTCTGGTGCAGGTAAGAATTACAGATACGAAGACATGGTACATCAAAGGGGACTACGTGGCAGAAGCTGCGGCTGTCCTGTAA